A genomic window from Cloacibacillus evryensis DSM 19522 includes:
- the cas2 gene encoding CRISPR-associated endonuclease Cas2, whose product MLLLITYDVNTTTPEGRKRLRKVAKICENYGQRVQNSVFECLVDQAQRLELCHELEKIIDTKSDSLRYYQLGNHWKSRVEHVGAKDTFDPEGILIL is encoded by the coding sequence ATGCTTCTTTTGATAACTTATGATGTAAATACAACGACGCCAGAAGGCAGGAAACGGCTGCGCAAAGTTGCTAAAATATGCGAAAACTACGGACAAAGGGTGCAGAATTCAGTTTTTGAATGTTTGGTCGATCAGGCCCAGAGATTGGAGCTCTGCCATGAACTAGAGAAGATAATAGACACAAAAAGTGACAGTCTGCGATACTACCAGTTGGGAAATCATTGGAAAAGCAGAGTTGAACATGTGGGCGCAAAGGATACTTTTGACCCGGAAGGTATCTTGATTCTGTAG
- the pilM gene encoding type IV pilus biogenesis protein PilM, whose amino-acid sequence MGFFSKKKTISAGLVLDAEGFRYLSLEGGDGFYNVVDSVSGSVPPVSGASDDPFSDSGAYLDPVFDHIAQTVRGFNVAVNFALPVTESLLRIVNLPGMTLAEARMAFRYEFENYFPFPEKEGGYDIAEIEYPVREDLSEKRFLVAAARRSLLDNISRAASAHGIKIASIEPSQIALERAANPPRPIDAGCAYVYAGNQRSVLILSWNGCGIFYRNISFGFGADIISGGFESEEYRGHGISFAREIRSSLQFAMSQNRAFRADSVYLFGPGASPHLCGLLKESTSLESVMLIDPMKVHGIDFDSKGGWNVALGLALR is encoded by the coding sequence ATGGGCTTTTTTTCAAAGAAAAAGACAATTTCCGCCGGTCTTGTGTTGGATGCGGAAGGTTTTCGTTATCTCTCGCTGGAGGGGGGAGACGGCTTTTATAATGTCGTTGATTCCGTGTCCGGGAGCGTCCCGCCGGTAAGCGGCGCTTCGGACGACCCGTTCTCCGATTCGGGAGCGTATCTCGATCCGGTATTTGATCATATCGCGCAAACGGTCCGCGGCTTCAATGTCGCGGTCAATTTTGCCCTGCCCGTGACGGAGTCGCTGCTGCGCATCGTCAATCTGCCGGGGATGACTCTTGCGGAGGCCCGTATGGCCTTTCGTTACGAGTTTGAGAATTATTTTCCCTTTCCCGAGAAGGAGGGTGGGTATGACATCGCGGAGATCGAATATCCCGTGCGCGAGGATCTTTCCGAGAAGCGCTTTCTCGTCGCCGCGGCCCGCAGGTCGCTGCTTGACAATATCTCCCGCGCCGCCTCGGCCCACGGCATAAAGATCGCCTCGATCGAGCCGTCGCAGATCGCGCTCGAACGCGCCGCCAATCCGCCCCGCCCCATCGATGCCGGCTGCGCCTATGTCTACGCCGGGAATCAGCGCTCGGTGCTGATTCTTTCGTGGAATGGCTGCGGTATTTTTTACCGCAATATTTCTTTCGGCTTTGGCGCGGATATCATATCAGGCGGTTTTGAGAGCGAGGAGTATCGTGGGCACGGCATCTCCTTTGCCCGCGAGATCCGCTCTTCACTGCAGTTCGCGATGTCGCAGAATCGCGCCTTTCGCGCCGATTCGGTCTATCTCTTCGGTCCCGGCGCCTCGCCGCACCTCTGCGGCCTGCTCAAGGAGTCGACATCGCTGGAATCGGTAATGCTCATCGACCCGATGAAGGTCCACGGCATAGATTTTGACAGCAAGGGCGGCTGGAACGTCGCGCTTGGGCTTGCGCTGAGGTGA
- a CDS encoding CRISPR-associated endonuclease Cas3'' codes for MCGPDGPVEKYLAHSARPELDIPAQGYFEHAGNVARFCKNELSSIVVGDGYQRGYDFFKYCLLHAALFHDLGKLNDKNQSVLRGDKKARHLPINHCDAGVAYMMRHKALLSALLIYSHHIGLPDMAGEKIRKNSPSGDLRFRDNDEAVRQNSENLEEYLARHCESFGSELAEIENIRTDGRFDLRVATRLLLSCLADADHTDTAIHYRNFHEEKIPLLQAEKRLAALDRYVAGLASGDKSVKLSKRNIARSGMYQKCRCGPTKDWMYYCDSPVGTGKTTAVMAAMLNAAQAKELRRIFIVLPFTNILKQSVDVYRNALRLPGESDSDMERVVAAIYHKAEYENENSRQLSALWRAPVIVTTAVQFFETMAAASPAGLRKLHALPNSAIFIDEAHTALPTNLWPLAWWWINKYAMEWRCHFILASGSLKKFWELDEFKIKGTDNNIPSLLPKEFSEWLNALETRRVPIKRKSEKMDEVRLCEWLLTLKGPRLVVLNTVQSAAVVARTLADRCGRERVEHISTAIAPKDRELLVKKIKERLCDKEDDNWTLIATSCVEAGVDFSFRNGVREAAGLVNLLQLAGRIRRNEEDCYNDSVVWSIELDFSGLLKRHPSFEIASKVLLDLFAENPDLINEGTNISDLCTRALRRELNECGMREDSSITEDEAACAYASVEKKFKVVDSQTVTVIVDTHIKERLESHDKVTWRELQDNSVQIYVHTAKKFKAEPVRGHPDIYFWPYKYDGFIGYMAGVLDNEELNNCGYGFL; via the coding sequence ATGTGCGGACCTGATGGCCCAGTAGAAAAATATCTCGCCCACAGCGCGCGCCCTGAGCTGGACATTCCCGCTCAGGGCTATTTCGAACATGCCGGCAATGTGGCGCGCTTCTGTAAAAACGAGCTTTCTTCTATCGTTGTCGGCGACGGCTATCAGCGTGGATACGATTTTTTTAAGTACTGCCTTCTTCACGCCGCTTTGTTCCATGACCTTGGCAAGCTGAACGACAAAAATCAAAGTGTGCTGCGCGGGGATAAAAAAGCCAGGCATCTGCCGATCAATCATTGTGACGCTGGCGTTGCCTATATGATGCGCCACAAGGCTCTTTTGAGCGCTTTGCTGATTTATTCTCATCATATCGGCCTGCCCGACATGGCCGGTGAAAAAATAAGGAAAAATTCGCCCAGCGGCGACCTGCGCTTTCGCGACAATGATGAGGCCGTCCGGCAGAACAGCGAGAATCTGGAGGAATATCTTGCCAGGCACTGTGAATCTTTCGGATCGGAGCTTGCCGAGATAGAGAATATCCGCACCGACGGACGGTTTGATTTGCGCGTTGCGACAAGGCTATTGCTCTCGTGCCTTGCCGACGCGGACCATACGGATACTGCCATCCACTACCGCAACTTTCATGAAGAAAAGATACCGCTGCTGCAAGCAGAAAAAAGACTCGCCGCGCTTGACCGTTATGTCGCCGGCCTTGCCAGCGGCGATAAATCAGTAAAGCTCTCAAAGCGCAACATCGCCAGGAGCGGAATGTACCAAAAATGCCGCTGCGGTCCCACAAAGGATTGGATGTATTATTGCGACAGCCCCGTCGGCACCGGCAAGACTACGGCAGTAATGGCGGCAATGCTGAACGCGGCGCAGGCCAAGGAGCTGCGCCGGATATTCATCGTCCTTCCTTTTACTAATATTCTCAAACAATCTGTGGACGTCTACAGGAATGCCCTGCGCCTTCCCGGCGAAAGCGACAGTGATATGGAGCGCGTCGTCGCAGCCATCTACCATAAGGCCGAATATGAAAACGAAAACAGCAGGCAGCTTTCCGCACTTTGGCGCGCTCCGGTAATCGTTACCACAGCAGTTCAGTTCTTTGAGACGATGGCGGCGGCGTCTCCCGCGGGACTGCGCAAACTTCACGCGCTGCCAAACAGCGCCATTTTTATCGACGAGGCGCACACCGCGCTTCCAACAAACCTATGGCCGCTTGCCTGGTGGTGGATCAATAAGTACGCGATGGAGTGGCGCTGCCATTTCATACTCGCGTCCGGCTCGCTTAAAAAATTCTGGGAGCTTGATGAATTTAAAATAAAGGGCACAGATAATAATATCCCGTCATTGCTGCCGAAGGAATTCAGCGAGTGGCTCAATGCGCTGGAGACACGGCGCGTACCGATAAAGCGCAAATCAGAAAAAATGGACGAAGTCAGGCTCTGCGAGTGGCTGCTTACGCTGAAAGGGCCGCGTCTCGTAGTCTTGAATACGGTGCAGTCCGCCGCGGTCGTTGCCAGGACTTTGGCGGATAGATGCGGAAGAGAACGCGTTGAGCATATCTCAACGGCTATCGCTCCGAAGGACCGGGAGCTGCTTGTGAAAAAAATAAAAGAACGTCTTTGTGATAAAGAAGATGATAACTGGACACTGATAGCCACATCCTGCGTGGAAGCCGGCGTGGACTTCTCGTTCCGCAACGGCGTGCGGGAGGCGGCAGGACTTGTGAATCTGCTCCAACTTGCGGGGAGGATCAGGCGCAACGAAGAAGATTGTTACAATGACTCTGTCGTGTGGAGTATCGAACTTGATTTTAGCGGGTTGCTTAAAAGACACCCCTCGTTTGAGATTGCCTCAAAGGTCCTGCTCGATCTATTCGCAGAAAACCCTGATTTGATAAACGAAGGAACGAATATTTCTGACCTATGCACGAGAGCGCTGCGGCGCGAACTCAACGAGTGCGGAATGAGGGAAGATTCCAGCATCACAGAAGATGAAGCGGCCTGTGCCTACGCATCGGTGGAGAAAAAATTCAAGGTGGTCGATTCTCAAACGGTTACGGTTATAGTAGACACTCACATAAAAGAACGCTTAGAATCCCATGATAAGGTTACGTGGCGCGAGCTTCAGGACAACAGCGTACAAATATATGTCCACACCGCGAAAAAATTTAAAGCAGAGCCTGTCCGCGGTCATCCCGATATATATTTCTGGCCCTATAAGTACGATGGCTTTATCGGATACATGGCCGGAGTATTGGATAATGAGGAGCTCAACAACTGTGGCTATGGCTTCCTGTAG
- the cas4 gene encoding CRISPR-associated protein Cas4: MYTEDELLPISLLQHYVFCPRRAALIGIEQHWDENAATMDGKIMHERAHAGIFESRGDIRVRNALHIHSFELGLTGITDVLEFHRTEEGGIALPGAEGNWTPFPVEYKRGTTHEALPYHIQLCAQALCLEEMLHTTIECGAIFWGESRRRQDVEFDFVLRTKTVETISTVRKFINAGRTPVPKFEKKCKGCSLFDICMPKEIEKKSVKRYLAGFFSDDEGEELP, encoded by the coding sequence TTGTACACTGAAGATGAACTGCTGCCGATTTCACTGCTCCAGCACTATGTCTTTTGTCCGCGCCGGGCGGCGCTTATCGGCATAGAACAACATTGGGACGAAAACGCCGCTACGATGGACGGCAAAATAATGCACGAGAGGGCCCACGCAGGCATATTTGAAAGCAGAGGCGACATCAGAGTGAGAAACGCTTTGCATATACATTCGTTTGAACTGGGACTCACCGGGATCACTGATGTGCTCGAGTTTCATCGGACAGAGGAGGGCGGCATCGCTCTTCCGGGAGCGGAAGGAAATTGGACTCCTTTCCCGGTCGAATACAAACGCGGAACGACGCATGAGGCGCTGCCATATCATATACAACTGTGCGCTCAGGCTCTATGTTTAGAGGAGATGCTGCACACCACGATTGAATGCGGCGCCATTTTCTGGGGAGAGAGCCGCAGGCGTCAGGATGTGGAATTTGATTTTGTTCTCAGAACCAAAACGGTGGAAACTATTTCAACGGTCAGAAAATTTATCAATGCTGGGAGGACCCCCGTACCCAAATTTGAAAAGAAATGCAAAGGCTGCTCTTTATTCGATATATGTATGCCGAAAGAGATAGAGAAAAAGAGCGTCAAAAGATATCTGGCGGGTTTTTTTAGCGATGACGAAGGTGAGGAGCTGCCATGA
- a CDS encoding type II secretion system protein GspD, with translation MGKQKSPHGFINYRVFMILLCAALCVLAAPHRGEAVAAEARKLDDQKPIIEGMRLHQMGATQMMIELRGTRLPLPEAVSSDNAATLVFGDTRFPRDTDRKDWWDEFEWDVFKLNLKKSEEWTQRYDFPLIEQVRVTSNDRKGVTMNIIGPKPLVLKDISGMPGSSRLRILLESPSDLTPPPLIPKARPVPAGDPLSISTPVTLELREVSLREVFRMLAKLKDLNLVLDASVPETPMTFSFKNTRFGEVFAYMLRMNDLAYSLIGKTLVVGTTDNIGKTLGQNQTRQYKVAYAEAAKLPAIIMGLVPLPKPPVVDERLRSLYVTATPEQHRQIETLMNRIDHPGKQVMIEARLIEINDGAQQEIESMIAAVYKGWIFTYGATGLGSRYTYGNGSVTPNVNPTGTTTQGALPIVGGTSDSTFPANVVDPAMKMLDAGLRAMESDNKGKVLASPSVVALDGQKATIKLTHNYLYQSGVDDNGNPEFSNQETGPTLDFTPVMGRDGFLTIKMKISTGEIVSFRKSGDSEAPETTKREVDTQVRVRNGEIFVIGGLYQENKTNNITRVPILGYIPLLGELFKSRTTKHSKSQMAFIAIPYILDIPTGAAEVVDMPSVSLYQ, from the coding sequence ATGGGCAAACAAAAATCACCGCACGGATTTATAAATTACAGGGTCTTTATGATTTTACTTTGCGCCGCACTCTGTGTGCTGGCCGCGCCGCACCGCGGCGAGGCGGTCGCCGCCGAGGCGCGCAAGCTCGACGATCAGAAGCCGATCATTGAGGGAATGCGGCTGCATCAGATGGGAGCTACGCAGATGATGATCGAGCTGCGCGGCACGCGGCTGCCGCTGCCGGAGGCTGTGAGCTCTGACAACGCCGCGACGCTCGTCTTCGGAGACACGCGTTTTCCGCGCGATACGGACCGCAAGGATTGGTGGGATGAGTTTGAGTGGGACGTCTTCAAGCTCAACCTCAAGAAGAGCGAGGAGTGGACGCAGCGCTATGATTTCCCGCTGATCGAGCAGGTCCGCGTTACCTCGAACGACCGGAAGGGCGTCACGATGAATATTATCGGCCCGAAACCGCTTGTGCTGAAGGATATCTCCGGCATGCCGGGTTCCAGCCGCCTGCGGATCTTGCTTGAAAGTCCCTCTGATCTCACACCGCCGCCGCTTATCCCAAAGGCGCGTCCGGTGCCGGCCGGAGACCCGCTTTCCATCTCGACCCCGGTGACGCTCGAACTGCGTGAGGTCTCGCTGCGCGAAGTCTTCCGCATGCTCGCGAAGCTCAAGGATCTGAACCTCGTGCTCGACGCCTCGGTACCCGAGACGCCGATGACCTTTTCTTTCAAAAATACGCGTTTCGGCGAGGTATTTGCCTACATGCTGCGCATGAACGACCTGGCCTATTCGCTGATCGGCAAGACGCTCGTCGTCGGCACGACGGACAATATCGGCAAGACGCTGGGGCAGAACCAGACGCGCCAGTATAAGGTGGCCTACGCCGAGGCCGCTAAGCTGCCGGCGATAATCATGGGGCTTGTACCGCTGCCGAAGCCGCCCGTCGTCGACGAAAGGCTGCGTTCGCTCTACGTCACGGCGACGCCCGAACAGCATAGACAGATAGAGACGCTGATGAACCGCATCGACCATCCGGGCAAACAGGTGATGATCGAAGCGCGCCTCATCGAGATAAACGACGGCGCGCAGCAGGAGATAGAATCGATGATCGCCGCCGTCTATAAGGGCTGGATATTCACTTACGGCGCCACCGGCCTCGGCAGCCGCTATACTTACGGCAACGGCAGCGTGACGCCTAACGTCAACCCAACCGGCACTACGACACAAGGGGCGCTGCCGATCGTCGGCGGAACGTCCGATTCGACATTCCCCGCGAACGTGGTGGACCCCGCGATGAAGATGCTCGACGCGGGACTGCGCGCGATGGAGTCAGACAACAAGGGCAAGGTGCTTGCCTCGCCGTCGGTGGTGGCGCTGGACGGACAAAAGGCCACCATCAAGCTGACGCATAATTACCTCTACCAGTCAGGAGTCGACGACAACGGCAACCCCGAGTTCTCGAACCAGGAGACAGGGCCGACGCTTGATTTCACGCCGGTGATGGGGCGCGACGGTTTTTTGACGATCAAGATGAAGATATCGACGGGCGAGATCGTATCCTTCCGTAAATCCGGCGACTCCGAGGCTCCTGAGACGACGAAGCGCGAAGTCGATACTCAGGTGCGGGTGCGCAACGGCGAGATATTCGTCATCGGAGGCCTCTATCAGGAGAACAAGACGAACAACATCACGCGCGTGCCGATCCTTGGCTACATACCGCTTCTTGGCGAGCTGTTCAAATCGCGCACGACGAAGCATTCAAAGTCACAAATGGCCTTCATCGCCATCCCCTATATACTTGACATCCCGACCGGCGCGGCCGAAGTGGTCGACATGCCGAGCGTCAGCCTGTACCAGTAG
- the cas1c gene encoding type I-C CRISPR-associated endonuclease Cas1c: MKKLQNSLYILTQGAYLAKEGETIAVYVDKELKQRFPIHNQSNILCFGNVLCTPALMGMCGEYGVGMSFFTENGRFLARVNGPISGNVLLRRKQYRTADDANSRAELARWMVIAKIANGRKILIRAAREYPGKDGAGRLKEAASYLSIALRSLESFKPLDTVRGIEGDAARVYFSVFDELIVAQKDNFFFHGRNRRPPMDNVNAMLSFVYTLLAHDVASALEGVGLDPAVGFLHADRPGRPSLALDLIEEFRSMISDRLVLTLINRKQVRKEGFLKTETGGVIMDDKTRKEIIKNYQERKRDEIIHPFISEKIPLGLLPHVQAMLMSSYLRGDIDGYPPFYWK, from the coding sequence ATGAAAAAACTGCAAAACAGCCTGTATATCCTGACTCAGGGAGCGTACCTTGCTAAAGAGGGGGAAACGATCGCCGTTTATGTGGATAAGGAGCTGAAACAGCGTTTCCCCATCCACAACCAGTCCAATATTTTATGCTTTGGCAATGTTCTGTGCACGCCGGCATTGATGGGAATGTGCGGGGAGTATGGCGTCGGGATGTCTTTTTTTACAGAGAACGGCAGGTTTCTTGCGCGCGTAAATGGGCCAATATCCGGCAATGTTCTGCTGCGGCGCAAACAATATCGTACGGCGGATGATGCCAATTCCCGCGCGGAACTTGCTCGCTGGATGGTGATCGCAAAAATCGCAAACGGCAGAAAAATTTTAATAAGGGCGGCTCGCGAATATCCTGGAAAAGATGGCGCAGGCAGGCTGAAAGAGGCGGCAAGTTATCTCTCCATCGCATTGAGAAGCCTGGAATCTTTCAAACCCTTGGACACCGTGCGCGGGATCGAGGGCGATGCGGCTAGAGTCTATTTTTCTGTTTTTGACGAGCTGATCGTAGCTCAGAAAGACAATTTTTTCTTTCACGGCAGAAACCGCAGGCCGCCTATGGATAACGTGAACGCGATGCTTTCTTTCGTATATACTCTGCTTGCGCATGATGTGGCTTCGGCACTTGAAGGAGTTGGACTTGACCCCGCCGTTGGCTTCCTGCATGCGGACAGGCCGGGGCGTCCAAGCCTTGCTCTCGATTTAATAGAAGAATTTCGTTCGATGATCTCGGATAGGCTTGTACTGACCTTGATAAACAGAAAACAGGTGAGAAAAGAGGGATTCCTAAAAACTGAAACCGGGGGAGTGATAATGGACGATAAGACCAGGAAAGAGATCATAAAAAACTATCAGGAAAGAAAACGGGATGAAATAATACATCCATTCATCAGCGAAAAAATTCCTCTGGGACTTTTGCCGCATGTCCAAGCGATGCTTATGTCCAGCTACCTCAGGGGAGATATTGACGGCTATCCGCCATTTTATTGGAAATAA
- a CDS encoding PilN domain-containing protein: MVVKLDLRTNKQEQQTEIEKSSRHYILFSLAALFFISSLLLLAMGGYRLFSLRAARAELAASVSANNENLKMMETELARLTKESGAIEEKLNFILDDAPSVEFLYELGERLVDGVVVESLTMTRENASLKGVAFADEEVLEFGDGLLKASSVGSVSLPVITSAQRNGVNLRAFSIEVKLNPLQKILLDGDVAAREAAGAPDETEEGGSR, translated from the coding sequence ATGGTCGTAAAGCTTGACCTTCGTACCAATAAACAGGAACAACAGACAGAGATCGAGAAAAGCTCCCGCCACTATATACTCTTTTCGCTGGCGGCGCTCTTTTTCATTTCATCCCTGCTGCTCTTGGCGATGGGCGGTTACCGCCTGTTTTCCCTCCGCGCCGCGCGGGCGGAGCTTGCCGCGTCAGTAAGCGCCAACAACGAAAATCTCAAGATGATGGAGACGGAGCTGGCCCGCCTGACAAAGGAGAGCGGCGCGATCGAGGAGAAGCTGAATTTTATTCTTGACGACGCGCCTTCGGTGGAATTTCTCTACGAGCTGGGAGAGAGGCTCGTTGACGGCGTCGTCGTCGAGTCTCTGACGATGACGCGCGAGAACGCCTCACTGAAGGGAGTGGCCTTCGCCGACGAAGAGGTGCTGGAGTTTGGCGACGGACTGCTCAAGGCCTCGAGCGTCGGCTCCGTTTCACTGCCGGTGATCACCTCCGCCCAGCGAAACGGCGTGAATCTCCGGGCCTTTTCCATAGAGGTAAAGCTCAATCCGCTGCAGAAGATACTGCTTGACGGCGACGTCGCTGCCAGGGAGGCGGCGGGTGCTCCTGACGAGACGGAGGAGGGCGGAAGCAGATGA
- a CDS encoding IS1634 family transposase — MRLMKSVSPNAVSLYVIKSINVNGRRSTKIVEKLGTYAQLKEKLGGEDPEEWAIRYIEELNKKEKEGAEPDVIVKYSPARLIEKGERRSFNGGYLFLQWIYYALGLDRICQKVADKHAFCFNLNSILSRLVYSRIIFPASKLATLRLSEAFLEAPDFALHHLYRALSVLAAECDYIQSALYKASGRVFGRSTGVVYYDCTNYYFEIEQEDEERRYGCSKEHRPNPIVQMGLFMDYEGIPLAFCINPGNTNEQVTLQPLEQKLMDDFKLSKFVVCTDAGLASDANRKFNDGVDKAFITTQSIKKLKKYLREWALDTSGWRMKGSDKNKTYDLSVVEKEAENDEKAAESYGDKIFYKERGMKENKLEQNLIVTYSLKYREYQRKVRGRQIERAEKTIKSDPGKLDKINANDYRRFIKREMVDEKGNETQAKERFSIDSAQIEKEAAYDGFYAVCTNLGDDAETVAGISHGRWEIEECFRIMKSEFKARPVFLRREERIKAHFLTCFISLLIYRLLEKS; from the coding sequence ATGAGGCTTATGAAGTCTGTTTCTCCGAACGCTGTTTCTCTCTATGTTATCAAATCAATTAACGTCAACGGAAGACGTTCTACTAAGATCGTCGAAAAACTTGGTACTTATGCTCAGCTCAAGGAAAAGCTCGGCGGCGAGGATCCAGAGGAATGGGCCATACGCTATATTGAAGAGCTGAACAAAAAGGAAAAAGAGGGCGCAGAGCCGGATGTTATCGTGAAGTATTCTCCTGCCAGGCTTATAGAGAAAGGGGAACGCCGTTCTTTCAACGGCGGATATCTCTTTTTACAGTGGATATATTATGCCCTGGGGTTGGATAGGATCTGCCAAAAGGTGGCAGACAAGCATGCGTTCTGTTTTAATTTGAATTCTATTTTATCGCGTCTGGTCTACAGCCGCATTATTTTCCCTGCCTCCAAGCTGGCTACGCTGCGTTTGTCAGAAGCTTTCCTTGAGGCCCCGGATTTTGCGCTGCATCATCTTTACAGGGCGCTTTCTGTCCTGGCCGCGGAGTGCGATTATATCCAGTCTGCGCTGTATAAGGCAAGCGGGAGGGTGTTTGGCCGCAGTACGGGGGTGGTGTATTACGACTGTACCAATTATTATTTTGAGATCGAGCAGGAGGATGAGGAAAGGCGCTACGGCTGCAGCAAGGAGCACAGGCCTAATCCTATTGTGCAGATGGGGCTTTTTATGGATTACGAAGGTATTCCGCTTGCTTTCTGCATCAACCCGGGCAATACGAACGAGCAGGTTACTTTGCAGCCGCTTGAGCAGAAGCTGATGGATGATTTCAAGCTTTCTAAATTTGTGGTCTGCACGGACGCTGGGCTTGCTTCAGACGCCAACAGGAAGTTCAACGACGGCGTGGACAAAGCTTTTATTACGACTCAGTCTATAAAGAAACTAAAGAAGTATCTGCGGGAGTGGGCTCTGGATACGTCCGGCTGGAGGATGAAGGGCTCTGATAAAAATAAGACTTATGACTTGTCTGTCGTTGAGAAGGAGGCGGAAAATGACGAGAAAGCGGCGGAGTCGTACGGGGATAAAATATTCTATAAAGAACGCGGAATGAAGGAAAACAAGCTGGAACAAAATCTTATCGTCACTTATTCTCTAAAGTACAGGGAGTATCAACGAAAAGTACGCGGGCGGCAGATAGAGCGCGCCGAGAAAACGATCAAATCCGACCCGGGAAAGCTTGATAAGATCAACGCCAACGATTACAGACGTTTCATAAAGCGCGAGATGGTGGATGAGAAGGGTAATGAAACGCAGGCAAAAGAACGTTTCTCCATAGACAGCGCGCAGATAGAGAAAGAGGCGGCTTATGACGGTTTCTACGCCGTGTGCACCAACCTTGGCGACGACGCGGAGACAGTGGCGGGCATATCGCACGGACGTTGGGAGATCGAAGAGTGCTTCCGTATAATGAAGAGCGAATTTAAAGCGCGGCCGGTGTTTCTTCGCCGCGAGGAACGGATAAAAGCGCACTTCCTTACTTGTTTTATTTCACTGCTCATATACAGGCTGCTTGAAAAAAGCTGA
- a CDS encoding transposase has translation MQNISFCIIIIVLTGYYVHLGGLDMSMPDWVAAYKGPGKEIKEQNGRFYLYERTTVYDKEKKRAKKISGAYLGRITENGLIPKNSCLVSAEPKPDVEYGASKLLLDMSGDIRTELQKRFPECWRYIYVLALLRIVSMEPFKRLHEGYVRSFLSVELPGLDLSSKAMSGFLAALGDRRPAMVDFMKGFVSGTEYILFDGTRIPSHSDNMLNAKQGYCHTPDYSPQVNLMYAFSLKPEAAPVYYRTFAGNICDVSSFREAVAESGVKDMVVIADKGFGSDYNFKMMDSCGLKYIVPLRRNSRYFNKDRIGARDYKGTFLFNDRPVWFFEEIIKDADGNAAGKVFTYLDKDLELREQRDYMSRIASHVDGYTEEGLFERAGKMGVLLIRTNIEADGRNVYEFYKKRAAIEESFDVLKNTLEADVSYMQKDVSFEAWAFINHISLMIIYRLYSRMKDAEMLQKFSIRDCIFYLSGIRKQLQGKEWKTTIITKKTAKVLELLGLKV, from the coding sequence TTGCAGAATATCTCTTTTTGTATTATAATCATAGTACTTACTGGGTACTATGTACATCTTGGAGGTCTTGACATGTCTATGCCTGATTGGGTCGCAGCTTACAAAGGTCCGGGAAAAGAGATCAAGGAACAAAACGGTAGGTTTTATCTTTACGAACGCACTACTGTTTACGATAAAGAAAAGAAACGCGCCAAGAAAATCTCCGGCGCTTATCTTGGACGTATCACTGAGAACGGCTTGATTCCTAAAAATAGCTGTTTAGTGAGCGCAGAGCCTAAACCCGACGTGGAGTACGGCGCGTCTAAGCTGCTGCTTGATATGTCCGGCGATATCCGCACTGAACTTCAGAAGCGTTTTCCTGAGTGCTGGAGGTATATCTACGTTTTAGCGCTGCTGAGGATCGTTTCTATGGAGCCGTTCAAGCGCCTCCATGAAGGTTATGTGCGCTCTTTTCTTTCTGTGGAACTGCCGGGGCTGGATCTTTCTTCAAAAGCTATGTCCGGTTTTCTTGCGGCGCTTGGCGACAGACGTCCCGCGATGGTCGATTTTATGAAGGGTTTTGTTTCCGGCACGGAGTATATCCTTTTCGACGGCACTCGCATTCCTTCCCATTCTGACAATATGCTGAACGCTAAGCAGGGGTATTGCCATACGCCTGATTATTCCCCTCAGGTCAATCTTATGTATGCCTTTTCTCTTAAGCCTGAGGCGGCTCCCGTCTATTATCGGACGTTTGCCGGAAATATCTGCGATGTCAGCTCTTTTCGCGAGGCAGTGGCTGAATCTGGTGTGAAGGATATGGTGGTGATCGCAGATAAGGGTTTTGGTTCTGATTATAATTTCAAGATGATGGATTCGTGCGGTCTGAAGTATATAGTGCCTCTTCGCAGGAACAGCAGGTATTTCAATAAGGATAGGATAGGCGCCAGGGATTATAAGGGGACTTTTCTGTTTAACGACCGCCCTGTCTGGTTCTTCGAGGAGATAATAAAGGACGCGGACGGTAATGCGGCGGGCAAGGTGTTTACTTATCTCGACAAGGATCTTGAGCTTCGGGAGCAGCGCGATTACATGAGCAGGATCGCGTCGCATGTGGATGGTTATACCGAAGAGGGGCTTTTTGAAAGGGCTGGAAAGATGGGGGTATTGCTGATACGCACTAATATTGAAGCGGACGGCAGGAATGTCTATGAGTTTTATAAGAAGCGGGCTGCGATTGAAGAATCGTTTGACGTATTGAAGAATACGCTTGAGGCCGATGTAAGCTATATGCAGAAGGATGTTTCGTTTGAGGCATGGGCTTTTATCAACCATATTTCTCTGATGATAATTTACAGGCTTTATTCAAGAATGAAGGATGCGGAGATGCTGCAAAAGTTTTCGATTCGCGACTGTATCTTTTATCTCTCCGGAATCCGTAAGCAGCTTCAGGGCAAGGAGTGGAAAACGACCATTATCACCAAGAAGACCGCAAAGGTTCTGGAGCTTCTGGGATTAAAGGTCTAA